ATTCCACAGAGGCCTGTCGTGCTGCCTCAATAACTTGGTTAGAGTTAGCTTGTTCTTTGCCAAAGCTTATATTTTCTTCGACAGTCGTGTTAAAGAGCATGGTATCCTGCAGAACAAGAGAAATGTTTTGACGCAACGACTTTTTCTTCATTTGGCGGATATCTATGCCATCGATCAAGATTTCGCCTTCGTCGGGATCATAAAATCTGCAAATCAAGGAAAGAATGGTGGTTTTGCCTGATCCCGTAGGACCTACAATGGCTACATGTTCTCCGGGGTTTATAACAAAGCTTAGATTTTTAAGAACAACTTTCTCAGGACTATATCGAAAAGAAACGTTCCTAAATTCAATTTTCCCCTGGATCTGTTTTAGTTCGATCGGCTTTGGTGGATCGGGCAGTTCGTTGGGAATATCGAACAACTCAAAGATTCTTTTAAGACTACTTGCAGTACTTTCTAATGTCCACGAAGTGTAGCTGAGTTGTTCCATAGGTTGATAGAGGGAGGCGAGGTAACTTAAAAAAATCCATAACTGACCGATTGATAAACTGCCTTTTAACACTTCTTTTGTACCAATAAAAAGAATAAGGGCAGTTCCTAAAGCCGTAACTAGGGTAACAAGCAGAGAACAGCGATTAGTTGTGAGCAGGTAATCGTAGTTAGCGTTGAGGCTATTCCAAGCAGCTTTTTTAAACGAAGCAATCGCTTTGTCTTCTTGAGAATAAGCATGAATAAGCCTGATAGCAGAAATTCTTTCCGAAGTTTCTGAAAGCAGCTGACTTTCCTGTTCTTGGACTTGAGTACTTTTGTGTCGAATTTTTGAAGTGTTGACGTTGATAATTAACCACAAAAGGGGGGAAATGCCTAAGGCTATGGTTGCTAAATAAAAATTAAGTTTTAACATCACAATCAAGGTGCCGGCAAGCAGAAGCAATGAACTTAATAGGGTACTAAGTCCCCGGATAAAAAAGGTCATTATCGATTGAGTGTCGTAAGCGATCCTATAGATCATGTCTCCACTTTTTGTAGATTCATGGAAACGAAGGGGAAGATGTTGAAGAAAAGAAAAGGTGTCCGTACGTAACTTGAGGAGGGCTGAAAGGCCTATCTTGTATAGAAGAGAGTTGATTATGAGAGTCAACCCACTGTGGATCAAATAGATTATAAAAAGACTGCAGCAGCCAACAAGGGTCATCACAGTTATATATCTTGCAGATAAAGACAGAGAGAACCGAGGATCCATAGCTTTTAAAAGAACATCGTCTATAAGCCATTTTACGGGCCATGGCCTCAAGATGTTGAGTCCCACAGAAAAGATAATGAGGATCGAGCAGATGAGAATTTTTGGAAGAAAGGGTTGGTAATAAGGCAAGGTTCTTTTATAAATGGAAAGAGAATCGAAAAGGGAGCCGATCGTAGTCAAGTTTTTGAACCGAGCTATTCTTTTTACTATGTTCATTTAATTGGCATTAGCCCTACATCTTTGGCGGCTTGTTTAATCAGTTCCTTAAGTTTAATTTCGGTTATTTTCTTTTGAATTGATAGGGTAGCAAACAGAAGTGTAAATAAAGGAAGAGTCAACCAAAGAGCATGACGGCCAAATGCTAAGAAAAGAAGGAATGAACTACAGATTAAAACTAAAAGCAATATTTTGTTTAACAAAGTAGATTTGCACTTCAGCTTTATTTTTATCACTCTTTCATTTTGAGGATAAATCTCGGTTAACGTTAAAAGTTGAGAATCCCATAACGATCCAGAATAGACATAGATGTCCCAGTTATCCCAACCTGAATCCAGGGCATATTTACATCCTGTTTGTTGAAGTTTTAGGGATATTTCACCTAAGAGTGTAATTCTATCCTGCCCTCTATTTGACCAGAAGGATAACAAAGTTGGACCTTGAATAATTGATTTTAAAATGTCGAGTAGGCGAACCTCTGTTGGAATAGACAAAGGAAGATTCCGAGAAAAAAACCAAGTTCTGTTACGTTTGTAACCCCTGACTAGGGGTTGAAAGAAAATGAGAAAGAAAAGAAGAAACTTAGAAAAAGCTGTATAATGGCTCTTGTCTTTACAAAGTCTAGATAAATAGCTTAAAGCGGATAATAGAGGAGGAAGTAGGGGAAGGAAAAAAAAGGGTCTTGTAATTTTAAAAAATAAAAGGGTCAGGCAAAGAAAAGAGGCTACGAATATATATTCAAAGCTTCTTACAAAAGCGGACCAAAAACTTTCTTTTCCGGGATAAAGGAATTGGAAAAGGCCGGTTCCAAAAATCCCTTGGTAGAGGGATGATTTTTTTAAACTCAATGCATGCTGTTCATATATTCTACCTTTCCATAGGGCACCGCCAAGAGATCCAAAATAATGAGGATGTTTGAATCGGAGCAGAGCTTCAGCTTCTCCATAGCCGATTTGTTGTCTGAGATACTCTTTTAGTGTAAATC
The DNA window shown above is from Methylacidiphilum caldifontis and carries:
- a CDS encoding ABC transporter ATP-binding protein; translated protein: MNIVKRIARFKNLTTIGSLFDSLSIYKRTLPYYQPFLPKILICSILIIFSVGLNILRPWPVKWLIDDVLLKAMDPRFSLSLSARYITVMTLVGCCSLFIIYLIHSGLTLIINSLLYKIGLSALLKLRTDTFSFLQHLPLRFHESTKSGDMIYRIAYDTQSIMTFFIRGLSTLLSSLLLLAGTLIVMLKLNFYLATIALGISPLLWLIINVNTSKIRHKSTQVQEQESQLLSETSERISAIRLIHAYSQEDKAIASFKKAAWNSLNANYDYLLTTNRCSLLVTLVTALGTALILFIGTKEVLKGSLSIGQLWIFLSYLASLYQPMEQLSYTSWTLESTASSLKRIFELFDIPNELPDPPKPIELKQIQGKIEFRNVSFRYSPEKVVLKNLSFVINPGEHVAIVGPTGSGKTTILSLICRFYDPDEGEILIDGIDIRQMKKKSLRQNISLVLQDTMLFNTTVEENISFGKEQANSNQVIEAARQASVESFIAKLPKGYHTVVGEKGALLSGGQRQKIGLARAFLRNTSILLLDEPTSSLDLKTEQQIMSSLQLLMENKTTLFVTHRLHAIQNWQRIIVLVDGQICEEGNSQELLNKKGVFYRMWTAGNFSSPITAENYVSTTQPSLDSD